From the genome of Salvia splendens isolate huo1 chromosome 7, SspV2, whole genome shotgun sequence:
TAATGCCCCTCCAAGAGAGAAGACTATTGTCAGGTGAACAATTTCCTACCATGCATAAAAAAAAGCCAATAACCCCCTTAAACAGATGACTCTTCAAGGAGACCTGGGACTGTGGTAATATCTACAGTTGATTGTATTGAATCAACTCAAACCTCTGAACCATTGCACGTGAATATTCAATAAAGTTGGAAAACATCATGTGAAAAACTTGTGCATTCATCCTTTTAGAAAGCTTTGTTAGAAATGAAGGGCAATGAGCAACGCTTGGTTAAACCAGTCAAAGAATACAACTAGCATTGGTCATAAAAGAAATTACCACTCATCCTTTTAACTTTTCTATATCATGGGATAAGTATCCagaagtttttttttgtgtaagGCAATACGTCTATGTACAGATTCAGATTGAGCTCGGTAGGAACTGGCCTAACTAAACTCCTAGTGTAAATGACAAATCAAATGGGGTTAATATTTATAGGACAGGCAATGGGGTTTAGAATGGCTCTGTAATCCACAGGACCAAGTACTCATGGAGAATTTTTTATTTGCAAAGAGCAAAGTGCTCTGATTCAGAAAGGTAATTCATGAGGAAATCTACCTCAAGCACAAATGGCATTGAGGGCCCTCCATTCATGTTTTTCGGGTTTAGGCGGGGTAACAACGCATCAATAAATGCTTTTCCTGCTCTCCTGTAAGTTCCAAAAATAACATATTGCTTAGCTGAGATTGTGTGCAAACCTATACAGAATTGACAAGAAAAGTTCATAGAAggtgtgggggggggggggggggagagaGAATACCGGTTATAATTGAATATGTAAACACATTCTTGCATTGCAATTGCTCGTAAAGATCCCAAGTTCAGCAAAATTGCATATTCCCGCACCTGATTGAATTAGAAATAAGGTTTACAGTCATTATGAACCAATTGGTTAGAGAATTCAAAAAAGGTTGAAAAGTACAGAAAATAAAAGTAATCTGTTTCATTGATATTAACAAACAGAAATAAACAAACCTTTATATCAGTGAGACGGGCAGAATAAACAATGCAAAGTATGTATATTCAAGTTCAGACAAACTAGTTTCATAACATTTTCCATCCTCCAAAATCTAATGCCAAATAATGGTTTCCATTTAAGCGCTCTTGCCTAGGCAAGAACACTGCACATAAAATAAGTTGAATGCAAATCTGATTACAAGGTAATATGAGTAATTACACAAGTGAACAATGGCAGGTCGTAGTTTTTTACCAATATTACAGGCATTGTATTGGTTAACCACAACGATGGATCAACGCTCCTAACATCTCGAGGTCGGAGACCTGAAAAAGATATTTCCACAGAAGCGAAACAGAGTTCATCAGAAAAGAGATTACAAGTGGAAATTTTACTACTACTGGAGTACTAAATGTTGAATAAACATGTCTCTTATAGTTTATTGAGAAAACCAGGTTGCCATGAAAAAAACTTGTACGCACCACTTGATTTTAACAAGTGTCTCCTACTAATTTTCCGTTTGGATACGATTCCACTAGACTTCACTTCCACAACCTGTTGAGGGTGAATGAGTGAGCATAGACCAAAAAAACAAGTCCTTCCATTGAATCAAATTCAGGTTTGTTTTCCACTACTATACTTAGTATTCGACCACAATTATTGAAGACAAGCTACACAAAACTTCGTTTTTCTTCATtatctatttttagaaatttcacGCTTCAATCAATTTTCTTCATCTTCCCAAAATGTCGAAGTCTTATCTTCCAATATTCACTATTTACCATATCAAAATCAACAACCAGAAACTCTGAAGACAAAGCGGCTTGACCTCATACACTGGCTCGCGAATCCCAAGGGAGAGAGAATCCGAGGTCCTCTGCGAAATGGCAGCACCGTTGGGAAAATCCTGAACTATACCGACCTCCTCGTCAGAGACCCCATCTTCCCCATCCTTATCCAACACAGATTCACCTGAACTTTCAATTTCCTCCGCCGATTCCGCGAAACACTTTATCACAACTTCCTTAGCTCCGACGTGGCGCAGGGGATCCCAGCTCCTccgcggctgctgctgctgctgccacAACAATAATTGGCGCGAAATTTTTTGCTTCGACTGCGATAGCGAAATTCCAGCCAAGATAAGGCGGAAGTGAGGGGAGTGTAGCGGCAATTGCAAGGGATTTGGAGAATGCGGCGACGAGAGCGGAGTCGGAGACGCCATTGTTGTAGAGAGACGAATACAAGGAAAATTGAGATTGCGACGCTACATCCGTGTATATAGCTATATATCCACGCAAAAATCCAATCAAAGTCTAGATTCACGAGAAGTCTGTAGCTGTGTGTATATTGGTAGAGAGATGTTTTAGTGAGAGAGAGACTGTAAGTGGTGGTTGGAAATGGTTTTGTTGTGGCTGTGGCGAAAAAGGTTTCCACTTGTCAATAACAATAAAAACACAGTATATCCAATATCCAATATCCAATATCCAACTGAATGATGAAATAACAGTCAAAGCCGGCGCCTCTTTCAAAATTAATCAACTTAAACTATAGTAGTAGGAGTGCTATTTTGGAATCCGGGTTGATCAATATCTATCCTCAATTTCATTGACTCACCTTCAAATTTTGCTTCATCAAACTATCTTCGATGGCAGCAGTTGAGAATCCATTGCTCCAAGACTTCATTTTCCCGCCGTACGATGTGATAGAGCCAAATCACATCTGCCCCGCAATTGAAACCTTGCTGATCGAACTCGTGAGTTGCAACTTCCTCTCATGTTTTGGTCAATTCTCATATCTTACCCAGTACACGATTCACATTTTTTGGATTGTGCGTTGACCTAAAATTTTAGGAGAAGGATTTGGATGAATTGGAGAAAACAGTGGAGCCGACATGGCCAGGACTGGTTGTGCCTCTCGAGAAGATTATAGATAGGTTATCAGTTGTTTGGGGGATTGTGAATCATCTCAACTCTGTCAAGGATTGCCCTCAGCTCAGGGCTGCAATTCAACTAGTTCAAGTATGTGATTCTTGGTTTGTTTTGGTgactttttccttcttttttccttagggttttttctttttttgttctagaatagaacttagattcctTGTTTGTtctagactttttttttgttccggatttgggagagacgcatgactctCATGCGTCACCTTTTAAGgagacgcatgacgattatgcgtcttttatagagacgcatgagggacatgcgtctctcaattttttcgaattttaattgaaagacgcatgagggtcatgcgtcttagggtaaaacgcatgacactcatgcgtctctccaTAAAACATCAAATGGCTTTGTAGTTCAGTGGTAAGAATACCATATTGTGGCTGTGGAGACTTGGGTTCGAATCCCAGCAGCCACACTAGGTTAAGTTTTTAGCATTTTATGGTTTTACTCATTCCCAagtcattaattaattttcactTAGTAATAGCAGATTTTGTAGATAGTTTTTTACTCTGGATgctgagtactataaatatcaaatagctATGATGCGCATTGATCTTGGATCGTCTTGTTTTTCCACATGCAATAGTCTTGTTTCCTCATTTGGATTGCCCACAAAAACTAAAAGTACTAGTAATAGTTAtatgcattaattaattattaataaatttcaataaatattgGAGTAAGGATAACCTAAAAATTGTGGTGTGGCTGCTGGGATTCGAACCCAAGTCTCCACAGCCCCAATATGGTATTCTTACCACTGAACTACAAAGCCATTTGATGTTTTAtggagagacgcatgagtgtcatgcgttttaccctaagacgcatgacccttatgcgtct
Proteins encoded in this window:
- the LOC121742075 gene encoding magnesium transporter MRS2-11, chloroplastic-like isoform X2; this translates as MASPTPLSSPHSPNPLQLPLHSPHFRLILAGISLSQSKQKISRQLLLWQQQQQPRRSWDPLRHVGAKEVVIKCFAESAEEIESSGESVLDKDGEDGVSDEEVGIVQDFPNGAAISQRTSDSLSLGIREPVYEVVEVKSSGIVSKRKISRRHLLKSSGLRPRDVRSVDPSLWLTNTMPVILVREYAILLNLGSLRAIAMQECVYIFNYNRRAGKAFIDALLPRLNPKNMNGGPSMPFVLEVVEAALHSRMQRLEQRLMDLEPRVQNLLEVLPNRLTANILEELRISKQTLVELGSKAGALKQMLLDILEDTHEIRRICIMGRNCTLSKTDGMECSVPLEKEIAEEEEEEIDMLLENYLQRCESCHGQAERLLDSAKEMEDSIAVNLSSRRLEVSRVELLLQVGALCVGVGALVAGIFGMNLRSYLEERVFAFWLTTAAILVGALLGFSLMYAYLRQKKIL
- the LOC121742075 gene encoding magnesium transporter MRS2-11, chloroplastic-like isoform X1: MASPTPLSSPHSPNPLQLPLHSPHFRLILAGISLSQSKQKISRQLLLWQQQQQPRRSWDPLRHVGAKEVVIKCFAESAEEIESSGESVLDKDGEDGVSDEEVGIVQDFPNGAAISQRTSDSLSLGIREPVYEVVEVKSSGIVSKRKISRRHLLKSSGLRPRDVRSVDPSLWLTNTMPVILVREYAILLNLGSLRAIAMQECVYIFNYNRRAGKAFIDALLPRLNPKNMNGGPSMPFVLEVVEAALHSRMQRLEQRLMDLEPRVQNLLEVLPNRLTANILEELRISKQTLVQFILAILVELGSKAGALKQMLLDILEDTHEIRRICIMGRNCTLSKTDGMECSVPLEKEIAEEEEEEIDMLLENYLQRCESCHGQAERLLDSAKEMEDSIAVNLSSRRLEVSRVELLLQVGALCVGVGALVAGIFGMNLRSYLEERVFAFWLTTAAILVGALLGFSLMYAYLRQKKIL